The sequence below is a genomic window from Paenibacillus sp. DCT19.
ACAGTGTACGTTGGTGATCCAATCTGATCTTGAACCACTTGTAACTCAGGGCGATTCTGTAAGAGCTCCAACATTGTTTTCACAAAATTATGACCGTATACCCCGAACACCCATGATGTCCGTACAATGAACCATTGTGAGCATAAACTCTGCACTAACTGCTCCCCGGCTAGCTTCGATCGGCCATACACACTTTGTGGATTGGTTATATCATACTCTCGGTAAGGCACACGGGAAGTTCCATCAAAAACATAGTCTGTACTAATATAAAGTAGTTTGGCCTTCACTTTTTCCGCTGCCACTGCAATATTACGTGTTCCTGTTGCATTTACTGCGTAAGCCGTTTCTTCATCCGTCTCCGCTTGATCCACCGCGGTATAAGCAGCACAGTGAATAATTATGTGAGGTCTGAACGATATAATAGTCTTGGTACATTGCTGTTGATTCGTGATGTCCATCTGTTCCCTATCACAAGCCATTACATGATGACCCTCTCGCTGGAACGTCTGTACAACATCTTGACCTAACTGACCTGCTGCTCCCGTCACCATCACTCTATATTTCATTTGGCTCACTCATTTGATTGTCTTCATGAGGTTTCACACTATTCTGGTAGGCACCCGATTGGATACGTGTCCACCATGTTTTATTATCCAAATACCATTGGATCGTCTCTTTGATCCCGGTTTCGAAATGATGCACAGGCTGCCAGCCAAGCTCTGTAGTCAATTTGGTCGGATCTATCCCGTAACGGCGATCATGCCCTAACCGATCTTGTACATATTGGATCAAACTAGTCGGTTTGCCAAGTTGCTTGAGAATGGTTTCTACAATATAGAGATTGGTACGCTCATTATTTCCACCAATGTTGTATACTTCCCCAACCCGTCCAC
It includes:
- the rfbD gene encoding dTDP-4-dehydrorhamnose reductase, which translates into the protein MKYRVMVTGAAGQLGQDVVQTFQREGHHVMACDREQMDITNQQQCTKTIISFRPHIIIHCAAYTAVDQAETDEETAYAVNATGTRNIAVAAEKVKAKLLYISTDYVFDGTSRVPYREYDITNPQSVYGRSKLAGEQLVQSLCSQWFIVRTSWVFGVYGHNFVKTMLELLQNRPELQVVQDQIGSPTYTVDLANLVSVLALSEQYGIYHVSNTGTCTWYEFAKAIAEEAAKQDDFHLKATLIPCSTEKFPRPAPRPSYSVMDHLALRTNRLQLLRPWREALIAFLQELKDVQKNG